Proteins co-encoded in one Nicotiana sylvestris chromosome 7, ASM39365v2, whole genome shotgun sequence genomic window:
- the LOC104232852 gene encoding putative zinc finger A20 and AN1 domain-containing stress-associated protein 8: MTSSGKAENTSLCARGCGFYGNPSNHNLCSQCYKAFLKEEEAKNVIALSEKISSLTVDDSDSATTGNVGLMMKKQRCMICKKKLGLISFNCRCGGMFCGVHRYPEEHACNFDFKSRGRVILAKENPLCKADKLETRI, encoded by the coding sequence ATGACTTCTAGTGGCAAAGCAGAAAACACAAGTCTATGTGCAAGGGGTTGCGGTTTCTATGGAAACCCAAGCAATCACAACCTTTGTTCCCAATGCTACAAAGCTTTTCTGAAAGAAGAAGAAGCCAAGAATGTGATAGCCTTATCGGAGAAGATATCGTCTCTTACTGTTGATGATTCTGATTCTGCTACAACTGGGAACGTTGGTttgatgatgaagaagcaaaGATGCATGATTTGCAAGAAAAAATTGGGATTAATAAGTTTCAATTGTCGGTGTGGAGGAATGTTTTGTGGAGTTCATAGGTATCCAGAGGAACATGCATGCAATTTTGATTTTAAGTCTAGAGGCCGTGTGATTTTGGCCAAGGAAAATCCTCTCTGCAAAGCTGATAAACTTGAGACTAGGATCTAA
- the LOC104232848 gene encoding proteasome subunit alpha type-2-B-like → MGDSQYSFSLTTFSPSGKLVQIEHALTAVGSGQTSLGIKAANGVVIATEKKLPSILVDEASVQKIQVLTPNIGVVYSGMGPDSRVLVRKSRKQAEQYHRLYKESIPVTQLVRETAAVMQEFTQSGGVRPFGVSLLVAGFDDKGPQLYQVDPSGSYFSWKASAMGKNVSNAKTFLEKRYTEDIELDDAVHTAILTLKEGFEGQISGKNIEIAIIGTDKVFKVLTPAEIDDYLQEVE, encoded by the exons ATGGGTGATAGTCAGTACTCTTTCTCACTCACCACTTTCAG CCCATCTGGAAAGCTGGTTCAGATTGAACATGCATTGACTGCTGTTGGATCTGGTCAAACTTCATTAGGGATTAAAG CTGCTAATGGTGTTGTAATTGCTACTGAGAAAAAGTTACCATCCATCTTAGTTGATGAAGCATCT GTGCAGAAAATACAGGTTTTGACGCCTAATATTGGAGTTGTCTACAG TGGGATGGGCCCTGATTCTCGAGTTTTGGTTCGGAAAAGTAGAAAGCAGGCTGAGCAATATCACCGACTCTATAAA GAATCAATCCCTGTCACACAGCTGGTGAGGGAAACTGCTGCTGTCATGCAGGAATTCACCCAATCAGG TGGTGTAAGGCCATTTGGTGTTTCACTCTTGGTTGCGGGAtttgatgacaagggtccccaaCTATATCAG GTGGATCCATCTGGTTCATACTTCTCTTGGAAGGCTTCAGCTATGGGGAAGAATGTCTCTAATGCGAAGACATTTCTTGAGAAGAG GTACACGGAGGATATAGAGCTCGATGATGCTGTACACACTGCTATACTGACTCTAAAGGAGGG ATTCGAGGGACAGATCTCTGGCAAAAACATTGAGATTGCCATTATTGGAACTGACAAAGTATTTAA AGTTCTAACGCCAGCGGAAATAGATGATTACCTACAAGAAGTGGAATAG
- the LOC104232849 gene encoding trihelix transcription factor ENAP2-like, whose amino-acid sequence MKLNPKAQQFKSKQAPPPYVPTPHPPYPLHSIPSRRHPMIRRHGHTGNPSLDCSSNPNSSTTSHFPSAGVAAASRSRTMSDDDDRVAPPFSIKNSPSSSPSPSPSPPPPCTDNKLLALPPPPILNPASMSARTPVFPAREDCWSEAATHTLVEAWGSKYVELNRGNLRHQQWQEVADAVNALHGHTKKQYRTDIQCKNRIDTLKKKYKIEKARVSQSQGLYVSTWPFFSSLNALIGVTYKVSPSPSPETVIPQRRKSPSPSTAAFTPQWRSSPPLLPPPLFGIPVGFRSKRPAAAMDYTVSRRNFSAMAAAAAAASEDSGEEDEEGSEKSSRKRSGGGMVEGDGYRRIAEAIGRFGEIYERVEKAKQRQMLELEKQRMQFAKDLEIQRMKLIMESQLHLQKLKRSKPHFTSR is encoded by the exons ATGAAGCTCAATCCAAAAGCCCAGCAGTTCAAATCCAAACAAGCCCCACCCCCCTACGTACCTACACCCCACCCACCCTACCCACTACACTCTATTCCCTCTCGTCGGCACCCAATGATCCGTCGACACGGCCATACTGGTAACCCCTCACTGGACTGTTCTTCTAACCCTAATTCCTCCACTACTTCTCATTTCCCATCAGCCGGCGTTGCCGCCGCTTCACGTTCCCGCACTATGTCCGACGACGACGACCGCGTAGCCCCGCCCTTCTCCATTAAAAACTCTCCTTCTTCGTCGCCGTCGCCGTCACCGTCACCTCCGCCGCCTTGTACAGACAACAAGCTACTAGCATTGCCTCCACCTCCAATTCTTAACCCGGCGTCGATGTCAGCTCGGACGCCAGTTTTTCCAGCTCGAGAAGATTGCTGGTCAGAGGCAGCGACACATACTTTAGTAGAGGCATGGGGTTCCAAGTACGTGGAGCTCAATCGCGGAAATCTCCGGCACCAGCAATGGCAGGAAGTCGCCGACGCTGTCAACGCCCTTCACGGCCACACCAAAAAGCAATACCGCACTGACATACAGTGCAAAAACCGCATTGACACCTTAAAGAAGAAGTACAAGATCGAGAAGGCTAGGGTTTCTCAATCTCAAGGACTTTATGTCTCCACGTGGCCTTTCTTCAGCAGCCTCAACGCCCTCATCGGCGTCACCTACAAAGTCTCGCCGTCTCCGTCGCCGGAAACGGTCATTCCTCAACGTAGAAAGTCTCCGTCGCCTTCGACGGCGGCGTTCACTCCTCAATGGAGATCGTCTCCACCGCTGCTTCCTCCGCCGCTATTTGGCATACCAGTTGGTTTCCGGTCGAAGCGCCCAGCGGCAGCTATGGATTACACGGTGTCACGGAGGAATTTCTCGGCCATGGCAGCAGCGGCGGCGGCTGCGTCTGAGGATTCAGGTGAAGAGGATGAGGAGGGATCGGAGAAGTCAAGTAGAAAGAGGAGTGGTGGGGGGATGGTAGAGGGGGATGGTTATAGGAGGATAGCTGAGGCAATAGGGAGGTTTGGGGAGATATATGAAAGAGTAGAAAAGGCAAAGCAGAGGCAAATGTTGGAGTTGGAGAAGCAAAGAATGCAATTCGCAAAGGACTTGGAAATTCAGAGAATGAAACTTATTATGGAGTCACAACTGCACCTTCAAAAGCTTAAACGCTCTAAACCGCACTTCACAAGCCG ATGA